Part of the Mycolicibacterium thermoresistibile genome, TAGGCCGCACCCACCTCGCCCAGGCTGTGTCCCACGGTGATGTCGGGTAGCACACCGTGATGCCGCCACATCCGGGCCAGCGCGACCGCATGGGTGAACTGCGCGCCTTCGACCTCGGTCTCGCAGAACGACTCCGGGTCGTCGGGAGTGGTCAGATACCGCAGCGGAGCGGGCGCCCCGGCCGCGGTGAACGCCGCCGCACAGGCGTCCACCCCGGCTCGGTATTCGGCGAACTGCCGGTAGGCGGCGGCACCCATTCCGGGCCACTGGCTGCCCTGCCCGGGGAACACGAACGCGAGGCGGGGCGCGGTGCTGTGGTCGCTGCGGGCGACCAGTCGGTGTTCGGCGCCGTCCGCGACCGCACGCAGGCCGTCGGCGAGTTCGGTTCGGTCCGCGGCCCGGATCACCGCCCGGTGCCGCCGGACCCGGCGGGTGGCCGCGAGCCGGCCGGCCACGGCGTCCACCGCGGCGGCCGGTTCCCGGTCCAGATAGTCCAGCAGGGCGCGGGCGTCGGCGCGCAGCAGATCCTCGGCGTGGGCGCTCAGCAGCACCGGGATGCGCCCGTCGGGCCAGCTGTTCGCCCGGGTGATCGGCGTCATGACGGCTCACCCCGTTCCGGTATCGACACCACCACATGGGTGTTGGTGCCGCTCATCCCGAACGCGGACACCGCGCCGATTCGCTCGCCGTCGCGGGCCGGCCACGGCGTCAGCTTGTCCGCCAACCGCAACCCGCAACTGTCCCAGTCGATCTCGCGGCTCGGTTCGTCGGCGTGCAAGGTCGGGGGGATGGTGGCGCGCTGCGCCGCCACCAGCACCTTGGCCAGCCCGAGCGCACCGGCTGCGGACTGGCTGTGGCCGATGTTGGATTTGACCGAGCCGAGCAGCGGACCCCGGCCGGGGGGCGCGGCGCCGTAGGTGGCGGCCAGCGATCGCAGTTCGGTCCGGTCGCCGAGCCGGGTGCCGGTGCCGTGGCCCTCGATCATGCCGACGTCGCCGGGTGCGACCCGGGCCTGTCGCATCGCCCGGGTGAACAACTTCGCCTGGGCCTGCTCGCTCGGGGCGGTCAGGCCGACGGTGCGGCCGTCGGAGTTCAGGCAGCTGGCCCGCACCTCGGCCAGCACCGTCCGGCCGTCGCGCCGCGCACCGGATCTGTGTTGCAGCACGAACATTCCGGCGCCTTCGGACCACACCGTGCCGCTTGCGTGGGCGCTGTAGGCGCGGCAGTGCCCGTCGTCGGACAGTGCGTGCTGTTTGGCGAACTCGACGAAGTACCCGGGTGAGCCCATCACGCACACCCCGCCGGTCAACGCCATGTCGCAGTCGCCGGACCGCAGCGCCCCCACCGCCAGGTGGAAGGCCGACAGCGCCGACGAGCAGGAGGTGTCGACGGTGACCGCGGGACCGGCCAGGTCGAGCAGGTAGGCGATCCGCCCGGAGATGACCCCCAGCGACGTGCCGGTGATCAGATGTCCGGCGTGTTCGGAGAATTCGTCGAGCCTGGGCCCGTATTCCAGCGCGGAGGCGCCGATGTAGCAGCCGACGTCGTGGCCGGCGAGGTCGTCGGGGTTGATCCCGCTGTTCTCCAGGGCCCGCCAGGCCAGCCGCAGCGCCACCCGCTGCTGCGGATCCATCGCGACCGCCTCGCGCGGCGAGATCCCGAAGAACTCCGGGTCGAAATCCGCTGCGCTGGCGAGGAATCCACCGAGGTCGTGGATCGGTTTGAACCCCTCGGCGCGGGTGCGGGCGAACAGTTCGTCCAGTGCCCAGCCGCGGTCGGTCGGGAACGGGCTCAGCGCTTCGCGCTGTTCGGACAGCAGCGTCCAGTAGTCCTCGGGGGTTTCGATGCCGCCCGGCGCCTCCACCGCCATACCGACGATCACCACCGGGTCGTCGGCGGTTCCGGTCTGCCGGGGGTCCGTCATCGTCCGCTCACCAGCGCTGCGACGTCGGTCAGATGATCGTTGAGGTAGAAGTGGCCGCCGTCGAAGGTCGACAGGGTGAACCGGCCGGAGGTGTGCGACGCCCAGCGGTCCGACCATTCGCGGCTGATGCGGTGGTCGCGGTCGCCGCGCAGGGCGTGGATGTCGGCGCGGATCCGTTCGTCCGGACCGCACCGGTATCCGCTCAACGCCCGGTAGTCGGCCCGCACCGCCATCACGAGGAGTTCGACGAAATCCTCGTCATCGAGCAGGCGCGGATCGGTGCCGCCCAGATCGACCATGTCGGCGAGCACATCGGCGTCGGTGGTGGGCAACGGCGGCCCCTCGCCGACCGTCGAAGGCGCCTGCCCGGCCGACGCCCACAGGGTGCCCACCGGAACCGCGTGCCGTTCGGCGACCCGGGCGAATTCGAACGCCACCACCGCGCCCATGCAGTGGCCGAACAGATCCAGCGGGCCCACCGAGCCCCACGGCCCGGCCTCGAACAGCTGCGCCGCGAGGTCGCTGATGCTGTCGGCTGCGGGGTGCCGCAGCCGCTCCGCGCGCTGCGGATACTGCACGATGTAGGTGTCGGTTCCGTTGTCGGACAGCGCCTTGGCCAGCGTGCGGTAGGCCGCGGCGGCGCCGCCGGCGTGCGGGAACAGCACGGCCGCCCGGCCGGTGCGTTCGCCGCCGGCCGGGAACCGCTTGATCCACGGTGCGAAGTCCTGTCGTAAAACCGTCATGACGCCTTTGCGGAGGTGGACTCCAGTTCGGACGCGACGTCGGCGGCGGTCATCTCCATTACTTCGAGGTAGACCCGGGCGACCTCGTCGAGGCGCTCGCGGCCCGATTCGGCGTCGATGAGCCGGCGGGCCAGTGATCCGACGTCACGGGCGGCGAAGATGTCGGTGACCATGACGCCCGGGGAGTCGAGCCAGTCCCGGATCCGCGCCACGGTCTGGGTCGCCAGCACCGAATCACCGCCCAGTTCGAAGAAGTCGTCGTCCAGGCCGACGCGGTCCCGGCCCAGCACCTTGGCGACGATGTGGGCCAGCGCCCGCTCCAACGGGGTCGACGGCGCCCGGTACGACGGCGCCCGGTTGTCGGCCTTCTCGGCCAGGCTGTCGGCCAGCAGGGCCGACACCGCGCGCCGGTCGATCTTGCCGCCGACGGTGAACGGGATCTGTTCGACGGTCAGCAGATGGCTCGGAACCATGTGCGGCGGAACGAGTTCCCCCATCCGGGCGGTCAGCTCCTCGACGGTGAGCTGCGGGTCGGTGACACGCACGATCGCGGCCAGCTGCTCGCCGCGGCCGTCGCCGGGAGCGGGCAGGACCGCGGCGACCGCGCCGTCCACCCCGGCGACGCGACGCAGCGCCGCCTCCACCTCGCCGAGCTCGATGCGGTAGCCGCTGACCTTGACCCGGTGGTCGGCGCGGCCGACGAAGTCGATCTGCCCGTCGGGCAGGTAGCGCACCAGGTCGCCGGTGCGGTACCAGATGCGGCCGTCGTGTTCGACGAAGCGTTCGGCGGTGAGATCGTCGCGTCCCCGGTAGCCGCGGGCGATGCCGCGGCCCGACACCCACAGTTCGCCGGGCACCCAGTCCGGGCAGTCCGATCCGTCGGCGGCCACCACCCGGCAGGCGTTGTTGGGCAGCGGGCGGCCGAACGGCACCGCGGTCCAGGTGTCCGGCAGCGGGTCGGGCGGTTCGCAGATGGTGTTGTGGATGGCGGTCTCGGTGGCGCCGCCGAGTCCGGCGAACCGCACGTCCGGGGCGGCGCGGCGCAGCGCGCGGACCATCTCGGCGCGCACCCAGTCGCCGCCGGTGGGCACCACCCGCACGGTGGACAGCGAGTCGGTCACCGACAGCAGCATCTCGAGCCAGCCGGGCATCCAGTGCAGGACGGTGACCCGGTGCTCGGCGATCATCCGCGCCCAGGCGTCCGGGTTGCGGCGGTCGGCCTCATCGACCACGACCAGGGCGGCGCCGGCCCGCAGCATGCCGAAGATGTCGAGCACCGACAGGTCGCCCTCCAGGGTGGACAGCGCCAGGCAGCGGTCGTCCGGGCCGATCCCGAAGTGGGCGTTGATGAACTCGACGGTGTTCATCGCCGCGTCATGGCTCACCTCGACCCCCTTCGGCTCGCCGGTGGAGCCGGAGGTGAACAGCACGTAGGCGATCTGCTGCGGGTCGATCGCCGCCGGGGTGACCCCGGTCTCGTGGGACCCGACGCGCAGCGCCTCCGCCACGGTCAGGGCGGGCAGATCGGCCGGCAGGTCACCGCCGGCGCAGACCAGCGCCATCCGCGCCCGGGCGTTGCGCAGGATGCCCGCGGCCCGGTCAGCCGGCTGATCGGCGCCGACCGGAACGTAGGCCGCCC contains:
- a CDS encoding polyketide synthase, with protein sequence MTDPRQTGTADDPVVIVGMAVEAPGGIETPEDYWTLLSEQREALSPFPTDRGWALDELFARTRAEGFKPIHDLGGFLASAADFDPEFFGISPREAVAMDPQQRVALRLAWRALENSGINPDDLAGHDVGCYIGASALEYGPRLDEFSEHAGHLITGTSLGVISGRIAYLLDLAGPAVTVDTSCSSALSAFHLAVGALRSGDCDMALTGGVCVMGSPGYFVEFAKQHALSDDGHCRAYSAHASGTVWSEGAGMFVLQHRSGARRDGRTVLAEVRASCLNSDGRTVGLTAPSEQAQAKLFTRAMRQARVAPGDVGMIEGHGTGTRLGDRTELRSLAATYGAAPPGRGPLLGSVKSNIGHSQSAAGALGLAKVLVAAQRATIPPTLHADEPSREIDWDSCGLRLADKLTPWPARDGERIGAVSAFGMSGTNTHVVVSIPERGEPS
- a CDS encoding thioesterase II family protein; translation: MTVLRQDFAPWIKRFPAGGERTGRAAVLFPHAGGAAAAYRTLAKALSDNGTDTYIVQYPQRAERLRHPAADSISDLAAQLFEAGPWGSVGPLDLFGHCMGAVVAFEFARVAERHAVPVGTLWASAGQAPSTVGEGPPLPTTDADVLADMVDLGGTDPRLLDDEDFVELLVMAVRADYRALSGYRCGPDERIRADIHALRGDRDHRISREWSDRWASHTSGRFTLSTFDGGHFYLNDHLTDVAALVSGR